GCCTGCCCTTTGCCCTTGCCGCTCTGGAGAACGACGGTTGCACCCTTCTCTCTGGCTATCTCCCGGGTTCTGTCGGTGCTGTGGCCGTCTATCACAAAAATACTGGTATAACCCAATTCCCTGAACCCATCAATAACTTCTCCTATTCCATCTTCCTCGTTCTTGGTGGGGATGAGTATTGTAACATCTTTCGGAGAGAGCTTCTTCATTTGATTGCCTCCCAATTAACTGCGGTGCAGCCCGGAGTGATTTTAGCTTGCGGCGTTTCATGTACTTTGTTCTGTTCTAGGATTGTAGGCCGTTAGGGGTATGCTGTTATAATTGGCAACTCTTTAAATCTTAATAAGCTTTTCGCCATAACGAAGTTATGGACATTGAAAATCATTAAAATGGGGCGGTAATCTGCCGGGTACATAACTTTTGGGTGCTCCGGAGGCGTGAATAATCGTATTGATGGTCCCCGTGAAGCCGTGAGGTGCGGCTGTTCTCGGGTATAATAGCATCTGCCCTTAAATCTGTTCCTCTCACTGGAAGAATGTGAGAAGCACGTGCAGGCGGGCCCGGAGTGAAGTTCCACTCCTCGCAAACCTTTCCTTGCAATCGCGGTCCATGTTCCGTGTGGTCCATGAAACCACTTGGGTCTGGTTTGTTTCGGGGTAAAGCTTTCGCTTCGGTCTCCCCCGCACAGTGCTCCTCAAATACTCTTAGTGGTTTGGACTATATAAAGTTATGCTTTTATTTAAAGCAAAATTTTCGGCCAACTGCTTGCAATAACTTCATGAAATTGGGCATCTCGTCCGGTGGGTCATTCATGATGTGGCAGATCCCTTTCATGCGTGCGGTCCCGACTCTGCCTGCTCCGGAGACGGCCAGCGAACTACCGAAAACTTTTTAAACCCTCGCTCCTCCCTAATCTCGGACACGCCCCGGTGGTGTAGCCCGGTCAATCATGCGGGACTCTCGATCCCGCGACCCGGGTTCAAATCCCGGCCGGGGCACCAGAATCCTTCTCCTGGGCCCGTGGCTCAGCCTGGTCAGAGCGCCCGCCTGATAAGCGGGAGGTCCGGGGTTCGAAGCCCCGCGGGCCCACCATAACAGCCCTTGCTTGCGCAAGCGCTGGCGGAAGAACAAGTGCCTTTTCTAAGGTGCCCATTTTGGAGGGGTTTATCCTCCAGGGTGCCAGTTCTTAGAGTGTTTCACTCTCCAAAGGCGCCCTTCGGGCGCCGAAAAATAAAGGTGAAACGGATTTAAAGGTCTTGTTTGGCAGTTAAACCCTTATTGGGGTCAAAATTAAAGCTGCACGGCTGATCTTTTGCAAATTTGGGATCTTTGGTCAAGCTTTGTTAAAGCTTGTTCGCCTGCGCGACGTCGAGGGACGCCAGTCCCGCAGAGTTTGATCAAAGTTCGTGGCTCTTCTTGAAGTGCAATTCTTGGCGTGGTTTTCTCGCTTCAAAGCCAACGTTTTGGTGGGGAACCCTTTGATTTCATTGAACCCTTGGGGAGAAAAACCAAACCCCGAACACGAGAACGCAAAGAGCCACCAACTTTGGTGAAACTTTGCACTGCAAAGTTTCAGCGCTGGCGGAAGGGTAAGTGCGTTTTTCAATAACTTCGTTTTTGAGAGGTTTGCGCATTACATTTTTCTCCTTCAAGCCTCGCCCTTCAGGGGCGTGGAGGAGGTCAGTTAAGGCGAGAAAAATAACAAGATGGAGGTGCTGGGAAGGCCTTTGTAGTTAGGGGAAGCAGATAGAAAAGTTTAGGGATAGTGATGCACATACTATAAAAGGTCAGTGGAGTTCTCCAAAAAATTTTGCAAAAATGATAGACCATTATTAATGCTCTCCTCGGTTATGGCACCCCTGCGAACTTTGGTCTTTTTTGATTGGAGGTCTTTGAGGGGATAAATCTCAAAGCCCAGCCTGTCCCTAAAGTCTGTATCAAAAGTAAGTATCTTATTTATCCCCATTTTAATCATGAAATACGTAACCCAGGCATCAAAAAGATCAAATTCATTGCTAAATACAATGTTCCTGCCACTGTTTCCGTATTTTTGAGTTATACTTCTTTTAGTTTCTATTTTAGTTGCCAGGAATTCAAACTCAAAAAGGGAAACACTCAGAGCTATTAAGTAATCCGGATCTGTTTTGTTCTCCAGAAAATTAAATATCTCCTGCTTATCTTTTAGGTCATCTTTTCTACTGACGAGGGCCTCTACCTGCAGTGGGTTAAGCAATAGCACAAAATTTTTTGGAAACTTTAGACCCAGCTCCAGTATCCTCTCAAAAAAAGTTTTTGCGACTCTCTTTCCGTGTTTCTTTATTAGTTCATTCGTTGTTTCCCAAAGGGTTGGCCAGCCAATAAAAAGACAACATTATGGGAAGAGATAGGATTATCAAGAAACTCCCTGGATCTTTCATGATACTGGTCTTTTGGGTCACAGAGGGAAATTAGAAAGCTCGTGTCCACGTAATACCAATCATTTCTCTGGGCGTGATTAGATCCCATTAAATCCCCTCACCTTTAGAAACAATGCTAAAATAGACTAATCCCGTTGTCTTCAAGGTACTTTCTAAACTGTATGCTGCTTATTTTTTGAACTTCTTTTGCTTCTCTGTATATACTGGTATCCCTGAACATCCCCTTTGCTATTGCCTTTCGAAGGGTCGTATCTTTTTTGTGCATTCCCCCCACCACAGTTAGTTGGGGTTGAGAATATTTAAGCATTTCTTTCCTGTGCACATGGACAAAAATCGAAACAGCATGTCCGAGCTCCTAAAAACATAACTTGCTGACTTAACGGAAATACTTTCCGTTAGGTTTCTGTGCTTAACGAAACCTCATTAAGGATACTGACGAAAAAGTAGACATTATGCCCTCACGTACCGGGTATTCCTTCCTGAGCCGGTTCTTTTAACCAGGCCCAGCTTCCTGAGCCTGTCCAATCGCTCCAACACGGCAGGCTTTGAGAGACCCAGTGCATCTCCGAGTTCTGTACTACTTCTTGGCCTGCTCAGCAGTTCAAGGATTATTTTGTCCTTTTCGTCTAGCAGGGTCTCGGTTCTTTTCTTAAAAACAACTTCAAAGGCGTTTGCCTCGCTTTTGAATTCAACATCCACGAGACCATGCTTCTCGCACTCACTTTTAATCATCTTTATCCCATATCCGTATTTCTCAATATAGCCTGAATCGTAAAGAAGTTGGCTCAAAACCGGGTTTCTTGGTACGTGTTCTGGGTCGTCCAAGTCAACACCCGGCATGAGGCCGCCCGGATTCTTTATCAACAGTTTGTCAGGATAAATGAAAATCCTTACATCACTGGAAACGGCATAGTTCCTGTGGGCGAAGGCATTGATTATGGCCTCTCTGACGGCCCTGGGTGGGTACTCTGGAACCCGAATCCTTTTGGCTCCGAGTGTGACCTCGAACCACTTAAAGCTTCTCTCCAGCTCTTCAAAGAGGTCATCAATAACCTTCCAGACTGGTCCACGGAATTCTTTCACCGCCACTGGTTCATCTCCTTCAATATAGATTATTCTCCCTCTGGCATAGGGCATATCGTCCACGTCCGTAAAAAAGAGTACCCCTGCATTGGTTAGCTTTTTGTCTTTAACTGCCTTGATACTCCTCAAATAGCGCTCCCAATCTTCCCTAGGTATTTTCCTCCCCCTTGCCTTTTCCATGGCATTGAAGAACCACCATATGTATTCATCTTTTGCCTCATCCAGGGACTTTACTGGCACTTCGTCCCAGGTCAGTGCCCCAAGCTCCGCGGAGAGCATAACGATTTCCTGAATCGAGAGGGGCCTTATTGAATTGCCTATTCTTATGTATGCCACACCTCCGACCGTGCAGAGGTTTCTTGACTTGGGGACTTTTATAATCAGAAACTCCTTGTCCTCAAGCTTAATTATACTGGTTTCGACATTGACGGGCGGGATTATTGAGAGCAGTGCTTGTGAAATCTTCTCCCTGGCTTCTCTTGCGTCACATCCCACCGGTGTCCCGTCCTTTCGAATACCGATAATTATGTACCCTCCGTCGGCATTTGCTAGGGCACAAATTTCTTTGTGAATATCCTTGGTTGGTTTTTCCTTAAACTCGATTCTCTCACTTTCTCCCTCTGCGATTATCCTAAGGAATTCTTCCAGCTTCATGATTATCGTTAAGTTTAGTTAATCTTAAAAACTTAACGAAAGAGGGATTTTCGTTAAGTTAGCCAGGTTTACGAAACTTAACGAATGCGCATCTCTGGAGGCTGTTCTTTTGGTGGTTTCTTTTGTTGTGTTTGTGTATTTTTGCAGCCGTAAATTTTTTGAGGTCTTTGAGTATGATTTTGTTTTGGGGCCCTTTCCGTTGGGCCTGAAGGCTGATGACCTCCCGTTTGAGGCGGCCGGTGGCCCCAATGTGAACGGGAGTGAGAAGCCAACCGCACCAGTTGCAACAAATGCAACTGGCAGCGGAAACGGTTATCTCCCATCAACCTTGCCCGGTAACATTTTCAGTGCTGGCGGAAGGTTTGCGCGTGGTTCTGGGGACACTGTCCTTCAGAGATTATAAGACAGAAACCAGGTTAATCATCCATAACGGAAAGCTTGAAAACAGAAATGGCGTGTGGTTT
The window above is part of the Thermococcus sp. JdF3 genome. Proteins encoded here:
- a CDS encoding helix-turn-helix domain-containing protein, whose product is MKLEEFLRIIAEGESERIEFKEKPTKDIHKEICALANADGGYIIIGIRKDGTPVGCDAREAREKISQALLSIIPPVNVETSIIKLEDKEFLIIKVPKSRNLCTVGGVAYIRIGNSIRPLSIQEIVMLSAELGALTWDEVPVKSLDEAKDEYIWWFFNAMEKARGRKIPREDWERYLRSIKAVKDKKLTNAGVLFFTDVDDMPYARGRIIYIEGDEPVAVKEFRGPVWKVIDDLFEELERSFKWFEVTLGAKRIRVPEYPPRAVREAIINAFAHRNYAVSSDVRIFIYPDKLLIKNPGGLMPGVDLDDPEHVPRNPVLSQLLYDSGYIEKYGYGIKMIKSECEKHGLVDVEFKSEANAFEVVFKKRTETLLDEKDKIILELLSRPRSSTELGDALGLSKPAVLERLDRLRKLGLVKRTGSGRNTRYVRA